From one Ramlibacter agri genomic stretch:
- a CDS encoding ABC transporter permease, with product MIAFILRRVIQAIVVMVVVAFIAFLLFQYVGDPVVFLLGQDAKPDQIRQLRTDLGLDQPFFVQFWHFLANAVQGEFGLSLRQGAKVSRLIAERFPATFELALVAAVLALALGIPMGVYAALRRGNFLSQVFMTVSLLGVSLPTFLIGILLILVFAVTLGWFPSFGRGATVDLGWWSTGLATRDGWMHVVLPALTLAIFQLTLIMRLVRAEMLEVLRTDYIKFARARGLSDRAIHFGHALKNTLVPVMTITGLQLGGLIAFAIITEQVFQWPGMGLLFIQAVTFADIPIMAAYLCLIALIFVLINLVVDLLYFAVDPRLRVGTAGGH from the coding sequence ATGATCGCCTTCATCCTGCGCCGCGTGATCCAGGCCATCGTCGTGATGGTCGTCGTGGCGTTCATCGCCTTCCTGCTGTTCCAGTACGTTGGCGACCCGGTGGTGTTCCTCCTCGGGCAGGACGCCAAGCCGGACCAGATCCGCCAGCTGCGCACGGACCTCGGGCTCGACCAGCCCTTCTTCGTGCAGTTCTGGCACTTCCTCGCCAATGCGGTGCAAGGTGAGTTCGGCCTCAGCCTGCGGCAGGGCGCCAAGGTTTCGCGCCTGATCGCCGAGCGCTTCCCCGCGACTTTCGAGCTTGCGCTGGTGGCCGCGGTGCTGGCGCTCGCTCTCGGCATTCCGATGGGGGTGTATGCGGCGCTCAGGCGCGGCAACTTCCTCAGCCAGGTCTTCATGACGGTGTCGCTGCTGGGCGTGTCGCTGCCCACCTTCCTGATCGGCATCCTCCTGATCCTGGTGTTCGCGGTGACGCTCGGCTGGTTCCCCAGCTTCGGCCGCGGCGCTACCGTGGACCTGGGCTGGTGGAGCACGGGCCTGGCCACCCGGGACGGCTGGATGCACGTCGTGCTGCCCGCACTCACCCTGGCCATCTTCCAGCTCACGCTGATCATGCGGCTGGTGCGCGCGGAGATGCTGGAGGTGCTGCGCACCGACTACATCAAGTTCGCCCGCGCGCGCGGCCTGTCCGACCGTGCCATCCATTTCGGCCATGCGCTGAAGAACACGCTGGTGCCGGTGATGACGATCACCGGCCTGCAGCTCGGTGGCCTCATCGCCTTCGCGATCATCACCGAGCAGGTGTTCCAGTGGCCCGGCATGGGCCTGCTGTTCATCCAGGCCGTGACCTTCGCCGACATCCCGATCATGGCCGCCTACCTGTGCCTGATCGCCTTGATCTTCGTCCTCATCAACCTGGTGGTGGACCTTCTGTATTTCGCCGTGGACCCGCGCCTGCGCGTGGGGACGGCCGGAGGCCATTGA
- a CDS encoding M20 aminoacylase family protein produces MLAPVAPTRAPLAHGRPFAHIAQFHPELTALRRDLHAHPELGFEEVYTSARVQEALRLCGVDEVHAGIGRTGVVGIIKGRSNKSGKMMGLRADMDALTMTEGNDFPWKSTKSGMMHGCGHDGHVAMLVGAARYLAETRNFDGTAVLIFQPGEEGFAGAKAMIEDGLFQRFPVESVYAMHNWPGLKPGCFGIRHEAMMAAADRITIEITGKGGHGAHAYLAVDPVVVAAHIITAVQSIVSRNVKPVDGAVISLCAMSAGDLHAMSVIPGKATLVGTVRTFRPEVQEMVERRLNELCSAVALGFGATASVHYERIYPATINTPRETEFAASVAESLVGAERVTRDMEPSMGAEDFSFMLQVKPGAYLRIGQGGEGNCMLHMTRYDFNDEILPLGSALHAGLVEQGMPLAHPA; encoded by the coding sequence ATGCTCGCTCCCGTCGCGCCCACGCGCGCGCCCCTTGCCCATGGGCGCCCGTTCGCGCATATCGCGCAGTTCCATCCCGAACTCACCGCGCTGCGGCGCGACCTGCACGCCCACCCCGAACTGGGCTTCGAAGAGGTCTACACCTCGGCGCGCGTGCAGGAAGCCCTGCGCCTGTGCGGCGTCGACGAAGTGCATGCCGGCATCGGCCGGACCGGCGTCGTCGGCATCATCAAGGGCCGCAGCAACAAGAGCGGCAAGATGATGGGCCTGCGCGCCGACATGGACGCGCTGACCATGACCGAGGGCAACGACTTCCCGTGGAAGTCCACCAAGAGCGGGATGATGCACGGCTGCGGCCACGACGGCCACGTCGCCATGCTGGTGGGCGCGGCGCGCTACCTGGCCGAGACGCGCAACTTCGACGGCACCGCGGTGTTGATCTTCCAGCCGGGCGAGGAGGGCTTCGCCGGCGCCAAGGCCATGATCGAAGACGGCCTGTTCCAGCGCTTCCCGGTGGAGTCGGTCTATGCCATGCACAACTGGCCGGGCCTCAAGCCAGGCTGCTTCGGCATCCGGCACGAAGCCATGATGGCCGCGGCCGACCGCATCACCATCGAGATCACCGGCAAGGGCGGCCACGGCGCGCATGCGTACCTCGCCGTCGACCCGGTGGTGGTGGCGGCCCACATCATCACGGCGGTGCAGAGCATCGTCTCGCGCAACGTGAAGCCGGTCGACGGCGCGGTGATCAGCCTGTGCGCGATGAGCGCCGGCGACCTGCATGCCATGAGCGTGATCCCCGGCAAGGCCACGCTGGTGGGCACGGTGCGCACCTTCCGCCCCGAAGTGCAGGAAATGGTGGAGCGCCGCCTGAACGAGCTGTGCAGCGCGGTCGCCCTGGGTTTCGGCGCCACCGCCTCGGTGCACTACGAGCGCATCTATCCGGCCACCATCAACACGCCGCGCGAGACCGAGTTCGCGGCCAGCGTCGCCGAGTCGCTGGTGGGCGCCGAACGCGTCACGCGCGACATGGAGCCCAGCATGGGCGCCGAGGACTTCTCCTTCATGCTGCAGGTGAAGCCCGGCGCCTACCTGCGCATCGGGCAGGGCGGCGAAGGCAACTGCATGCTGCACATGACGCGCTACGACTTCAACGACGAGATCCTGCCCCTCGGCTCGGCGCTGCACGCCGGCCTGGTCGAGCAGGGCATGCCGCTGGCCCACCCGGCCTGA
- a CDS encoding ABC transporter substrate-binding protein has translation MLFKTHFIAAAVLVAAGAVAQAQTVRIANQGDSMSMDPHSLNESLQLSVTGNVYEPLVGRNKDLSLAPALATSWKQTSPTVWRFELRKGVQFHDGKPFNADDVVFSFARAAGEGSDMKANVNDIKEVRKVGDYAIEIETKSPFPILPSQLTTTYILSKKWCEENQATKPVDRRKGIENAASFRANGTGPFRLRERQPNVRTTFVRNGNYWGQIEGNAQEVIFTPIGNDATRVAALLSGEIDVMEPVPVQDIERINASANAKVMVGPELRTIFLGMDQKRDELLYSNVKGKNPFKDKRVRQAFYQAIDIDAIQKTVMRGASKPTALMIGPGVHGFDPAMNKRLPYDPEASKKLLAEAGYPSGFEVSLNCPTDRYVNDGRICQAVAANLARVGVKINLVAESKVTYFPKVLRRDTSFYMLGWTPSTYDAHDALNSLMACPDETGAGQFNLGAYCNPAQTKLIKQIQSETDQKKRDAMIAEAMKIHSDDIGHLPLHQQALAWGISKKVEITQRADNYMPFKWISLKKNPS, from the coding sequence ATGCTGTTCAAGACTCACTTCATCGCGGCGGCCGTGCTGGTCGCCGCGGGCGCCGTCGCGCAGGCGCAGACGGTCCGTATCGCCAACCAGGGCGACTCGATGTCGATGGACCCGCACTCGCTCAACGAGTCGCTGCAGTTGTCCGTCACCGGCAACGTCTACGAGCCGCTGGTGGGCCGCAACAAGGACCTGAGCCTGGCCCCGGCGCTGGCCACCTCCTGGAAGCAGACTTCGCCCACCGTCTGGCGCTTCGAGCTGCGCAAGGGCGTGCAGTTCCACGACGGCAAGCCCTTCAACGCCGACGACGTGGTGTTCTCCTTCGCGCGCGCCGCCGGCGAAGGCTCGGACATGAAGGCCAACGTCAACGACATCAAGGAAGTGCGCAAGGTCGGCGACTACGCCATCGAGATCGAGACCAAGTCGCCCTTCCCCATCCTGCCCAGCCAGCTCACCACCACCTACATCCTGAGCAAGAAGTGGTGCGAGGAGAACCAGGCCACCAAGCCGGTGGACCGCCGCAAGGGCATTGAAAACGCCGCCTCGTTCCGCGCCAACGGCACGGGCCCGTTCCGCCTGCGCGAGCGCCAGCCCAACGTGCGCACGACCTTCGTGCGCAACGGCAACTACTGGGGCCAGATCGAAGGCAATGCGCAGGAGGTGATCTTCACCCCCATCGGCAACGACGCCACCCGCGTGGCTGCGCTGCTGTCCGGCGAGATCGACGTGATGGAGCCGGTGCCGGTGCAGGACATCGAGCGCATCAACGCCTCCGCCAACGCCAAGGTGATGGTGGGCCCCGAGCTGCGCACCATCTTCCTGGGCATGGACCAGAAGCGCGACGAGCTGCTCTATTCCAACGTGAAGGGCAAGAACCCCTTCAAGGACAAGCGCGTACGCCAGGCCTTCTACCAGGCCATCGACATCGACGCGATCCAGAAGACCGTGATGCGCGGCGCTTCCAAGCCGACGGCGCTGATGATCGGCCCCGGCGTGCACGGCTTCGACCCGGCGATGAACAAGCGCCTGCCCTATGACCCGGAAGCTTCCAAGAAGCTGCTGGCCGAGGCCGGCTACCCGAGCGGCTTCGAGGTGTCGCTGAACTGCCCCACGGACCGCTACGTCAACGATGGGCGCATCTGCCAGGCCGTGGCCGCCAACCTGGCGCGCGTGGGCGTGAAGATCAACCTGGTTGCCGAATCCAAGGTCACCTACTTCCCCAAGGTGCTGCGCCGCGACACCAGCTTCTACATGCTGGGCTGGACGCCATCGACCTATGACGCGCACGACGCGCTGAACTCGCTGATGGCGTGCCCGGACGAGACCGGCGCCGGCCAGTTCAACCTGGGTGCGTACTGTAACCCGGCGCAGACCAAGCTGATCAAGCAGATCCAGTCCGAGACCGACCAGAAGAAGCGCGACGCCATGATCGCCGAGGCGATGAAGATCCACTCGGACGACATCGGCCACCTGCCGCTGCACCAGCAGGCCCTGGCCTGGGGCATCAGCAAGAAGGTCGAGATCACGCAGCGGGCGGACAACTACATGCCCTTCAAGTGGATC